In one Rhinopithecus roxellana isolate Shanxi Qingling chromosome 1, ASM756505v1, whole genome shotgun sequence genomic region, the following are encoded:
- the CLDN1 gene encoding claudin-1, whose product MANAGLQLLGFILAFLGWIGAIVSTALPQWRIYSYAGDNIVTAQAMYEGLWMSCVSQSTGQIQCKVFDSLLNLNSTLQATRALMVVGILLGVIAIFVATVGMKCMKCLEDDEVQKMRMAVIGGVIFLLAGLAILVATAWYGNRIVQEFYDPMTPVNARYEFGQALFTGWAAASLCLLGGALLCCSCPRKTTSYPTPRPYPKPAPSSGKDYV is encoded by the exons ATGGCCAACGCGGGGCTGCAGCTTTTGGGCTTCATTCTAGCCTTCCTGGGATGGATCGGCGCCATCGTCAGCACTGCCCTGCCCCAGTGGAGGATTTACTCCTATGCCGGCGACAACATCGTGACCGCCCAGGCCATGTACGAGGGGCTGTGGATGTCCTGCGTGTCGCAGAGCACCGGGCAGATCCAGTGCAAAGTCTTTGACTCCTTGCTGAATCTGAACA GCACATTGCAAGCAACCCGTGCCTTGATGGTGGTTGGCATCCTCCTGGGAGTGATAGCAATCTTTGTGGCCACCGTTGGCATGAAGTGTATGAAGTGCTTGGAAGACGATGAGGTACAGAAGATGAGGATGGCTGTCATTGGGGGCGTGATATTTCTTCTTGCAG GTCTGGCTATTTTAGTTGCCACAGCATGGTATGGCAATAGGATTGTTCAAGAATTCTATGACCCCATGACCCCAGTCAATGCCAG GTACGAATTTGGTCAGGCTCTCTTCACTGGCTGGGCTGCTGcttctctctgccttctgggaGGTGCCCTACTTTGCTGTTCCTGTCCCCGAAAAACCACCTCATACCCAACACCACGGCCCTATCCAAAACCTGCACCTTCCAGTGGGAAAGACTACGTGTGA